Part of the Mycteria americana isolate JAX WOST 10 ecotype Jacksonville Zoo and Gardens chromosome 10, USCA_MyAme_1.0, whole genome shotgun sequence genome, AATTCATGGCCTACAATGATATAAGTGAATTCAGTTCAGCAACTTCTCTTGCCTCCCACAAAGGTTATGGCCCATTAATATTTCAGCACCGTAAATTCTGGCACCTTTAAGTGCCCACGATCCACAAGCACTCAGAGAGTCTTTAAAACATCCTCTCCAGTTTATCCCAGTGGTGAATCATGTGGCATTGTTTACcgtaaatattttattatttaagagaaaaaatagtaAGGAAAGCAAATATACACTTTGAGAGGCACGTTCCTGGGGATTCCTGCACCTCGCATCGCTCCTGCGCAGCCGTGGGTTTGATTCGGAGCTGCCACCGGAGTGAGGGATGCTAACTCTGATGTGCCGCGCTGCACGGCACTGCGTGCGCCCTCGGAAAGAGGGGACCcgacctcctcctccccagggcacgGGCTTGGGGCTCACTGAGCTACCGCACAACACGCAAAAAATCGATTCTTGATCATCAGCAGGTTAGAAAATGAGTGTACATTTGCTATGGCAGTTTATCTGCACAGAAGCTGTAGGATCATTTTTCTGCCTGATTGTGGAAAATGGGAATCTCCTTTATTAGGAAAATTGTACTGAGGACAAAGACACCCATTTTGTCTTCAATAACTTTGCTTTCAGATTAGTTTTGCTTGAAGGCATCCAGGGCCAAAATTTGCAAAGGAGTGTCTACGTTTGTGCTTGGAATTATTAGTGCAATTAATCATATAGGCTCTGCAGTCCTGGGTGCAGCGGGACTGGGACTGCCCTGTTGTTTCTAATCCGGGGATATTCAGCAAGTGCAGTTAGTCACAGATTGCAAGGCTGTACGATGACGTTCCTCTAAGCACCTTGTATAtgatagtgtgtgtgtgtgtgtgctgtgcaAAGCTTGAGACTCAACGTGAAAACTCCATAGTGACCTGTATGGGAGGATAGTTACCATACAGTAAACAATATCCAGACTGAAAAActggattttaatatttttttttttttagttatgcGGAAGTTCGAGCTGAAAGAAGGCGAGATCTTGGCCTTGAAGAGTCATCAATTGAACTGGCATCCTCTTCTCTAAAGGTACCATGTCCCTTCGCAGTTGAATGAGTAGGTGTTTAAACCAAACTGAGTAATTGCTTACCAGTCTTAGGAAAatatctgttctttcttctccctctcctttacTCCCATCTCCTTCCAAGCCTTCAGCTGGGTTATGGCTCAGGCAGACCCTGAGAAGTTTTCCGCTGCGTGGCTCTAAACTGCCCATCTTGATTCAGGCATATAACTGCAAATTCAGCAGTTGCATTGCGGCTGTTCtgctattcattttctttctgagacCGTTACTCAAATGATAGGTTAAACCACCTCAGTTCCGAAGCAGAAAAgtagagctggagctggaggctAGATTGCTGGACCTCTTGCCATTAGTAAGGCGCAGAGGATCCGAGCGCAGGGCAGTGCCACATGGTACCTGTTTTGTTAATGTTTGTTTGATACTCAGAGGAAGATTGGAAGTGAAGGGAAAACACTTACTCTTATTCCAGATTTCAGCTCTGTTTATGCCACTGGGCAGGATCGCATCAAGTGTAGGATTGTGACCAGAGCAATAACTTCCATGGCTTGAATCAGTCTGGCATCCCAGCACACCTGCCCAATTAACGAGgtcattttaattacttttaagtTCTTCCTCTCAGTAGTTTACAAATAAGACCAGTAATCAAAGTAACTGCAAATGGATTGTTGTGTAATTATCATTCCATTAGCCTCATTGCTCTTCAGACATTATTTTATAGAAGTCATTTATGGGATGTAGAGGGGAAGCTGTCCCAGAGGCCTTTTGCACTTGAGCAAGGACCGTCTTGCAAACAGCTGGTCCTCTGTCACCACAGCACGCTTCTgtgtctttttcccctttctacaTGATAGCTGAGGTATTTTTCTGCAGACCTTAAGCTGCGTCTGTTGATGtaaggcagctggaggagaggcagagggatcGCTCCCATTGCTTGATCTTCTGGAGGGGAGCGGGAAGCTGGGGAGCTCCCTGGGaggcgtggggaggggggtggcacAGCCCACGTCGTCACCCACATCGTCACCCACGTCCTGCAGGTGAAATGGTCCCCTACTACCCAACGCTTATGGGCTGTTTGCCACAAACCATCTGCCAGGTGGCATCTGTCATTTTGGTGTGACAGCTCCAAAGCCGTTAATATTCACTAGCTTAGGCTGTTCCCCTCTGCGGATGTGCTGCCAGGTTCCTGCCTAGAACAGCCTGCTGGGagcggctgctccccagggagcggCAAGCGGGGTTGCAGCTCTCAGCATCGCCCGGTACCTGTCCCCCGCTGTAGGTTCTCCTAGGGCTGCAGCTGGTGTCCCCGTGCCACTGCTCCATGTCCCTTCCCAGCCATCTCTCTCCATCTCTGCAATGAATAAAACCAttccccagccagcccctcctGCCACCTTCATTGGTTACCTCTGCCAGCACTCCCCAGAGTGCCACGGCCAACAAACTGTGACATCCCTGAAGAAATCAGGCAGAGGGAACCTAATATAGAAGCATATTTCCATTTGCACACAACTCCGTGGGCAGGAGAGCGGGAGTGTGGCACGCCAGAGCGTGGGGCACGGGCAGCAATCCCCACGGCGTTCGCCCGACGTGCGGCACGTCCCCCCCACTGCCGCTCGCTGCCGTCAGACGGGTGTGCTGGGACAGAAATGCGTGGCGTCACCCCGAAGCCAGCAGCGCCTGGGGTGCGATCCTGAGGGTCCTGTCTCCACGGGGATACCCGAAGGCTTCAGGGTGGACATTGAGGGGCAGACCGAATACCGAACCAGGGTTTGGCGGTGTGGTGCTGCAGTGCCGGCCCTCTGCGCACCCAGTCTGTTGGTTTTCTCTGCCAACGAGCGGTCGGGGAGGTGGAGGTCCCCTCTAGCACCGTCCTCTCCTGCTGACGGTCTCACCGCTTGTGCTTCGCTCCCCGCAGAGCCACAGCAGCTACCTGGACGTGGGACAGTGCGGCAGCAGCCAGGACGCCAGCCGGGAGGGAGTGTCACTGTCATCCCACAGCTCCCGGCGCTCCTCGCACACCGCCCTCTCCGACTCCGCGTGTAGGTGCCAGCGCGGCCGGGGACAGCCCAGCGCGGGGGCGAGGAGCGggctggagggcagagcagcctccAAAATCCTGGGGTTCAGCTGGGAGTGACCGAGTCAGGGTGGGAGGGGGGTGCTCAGCACCAGGACCGACGTACTGTGCCGTAACAAGTTATGGTAGGGCAGCAGGGCCGCGGCCACgtgctgccttctccctcttAGCCCGCCGCCAAGGCGAGAGCGGCTTTCCCCCCATCTGCTACCACCTAAGGGCTGTGGTTGTTTGCTGGGGCTCAGGGCACAGAAGGTGACTCGCTAAGCCGAAGCAATTTGACTGAGCCCCGAACCTCACTGACAAAACTCTTATTATGGGGTAGTTTGGTCCCTGATGATAAACCCCTGCAGAAGGAGCGCAGAAGGCTGCCTGCCTCGCTGGCAGCTTCGTGCCAGCTGCCACGAGtgtccccccctgccctgggcacagTAGTGGGGTGACCGCAGTGCCCATGTGGGGCCGTGGGTAGGAGCCAGCTCGGGGCTTTTCTTGAAATACTTGCCGGGGGAGCGTGGGAGAGCTTATGGAGGGAAGGCTGAAACGGGGCGTTAGCGTCAGAAGGGAACCCTGCGGGTCAGGCGGAGAGCCAGAGGGACCACGGAGGGGCAGTTTGGGGACCCAGTTTGGCAGCGTTTGGGTCGCTGCTCATCTGCGTACGCAGAGATCAGGCTTAGCCAGGGTACCCAGGCACGGGCCCGCCGTATCACAGTAAACCATCTCTTTTCCAGCCACGTCGTCCATGCGACACACGGACACCAGCACGCCCACCCAGCCGTCGGTGCCAGGGGGGCAGACGGAGAAGGCAGCCCTACGGCTGGCATCTGCCGGGAGCGCTCAGGTCAGTGGTTCCTGCGAGCAAAAGCCTTTCTGATGCCGTAAAGAAATGAGCTTGACAAACCTTGATCCCGCCCTCAGAGAGGCTGGGTCCCCACCTCTGAGTGTGCTGGGCCTGAGCATGGGATTTCCCTCGGCCGGGGGGAATGCTGCTGGCCGGCAGAGCCGGTGGAGAGCTGCTAGAggctcctctgctgcctcctttcaGGATTCAGTTTGCTCCTCCAGGCCAAATGCCTTCTCACACTGTGAGCCCGCTTTTCCTGGGGTTTGTACCCATGAAATGGCCTTTATCCAAAAATGGATGCTGACGCCGAGGATTTGCAATTAGCAGGGGGCATGCAGGAGCTTAAATTCTCCCTTCAGACTCATCCTCGGATCTCCACGTGGAGTTGTCTAATTCCCTGCACTTGTTCATCACCGGCATGAGCCGGTATCGCACCAACTCTGCACCAGAGGTGCTATGGACCTACAGTAAGGCAAAGTTTTCATTTCTAGGCCATAGCAACTCCTCAAGCCCCTGGTGAACCCCTCACTCAGCATCCCGTGGCTCAGCCGGCAGTCCCCTCTCAGCACGCTGTGATGGTAcgtggtttatttttattaaacgCACTGGTACGGCCAGTCGGCGGGGCAGACTCGGTGGCTCTGGTTCGCTGCTCTTACCTCCTTGCTGGCTGGTCCCAGTGTGGAGGCAAGGTTTCAGTGCCCTTTCTGTTGCTGTTACTGAGGGATACCTGCAACCAAATCATTGCGACCACTTACTTCAGCAAGGAGACAGGGCAGGTAGGACACCCAAGCTTAGAAGAAGGTTTACACTTGTCACAACCATTGGGGGCTGCTAAAGGCTCATCTTTGAATTGCTAGCGACTAACTGCAGGCTGATACGGTGCTGAAGAGCTTTATTGCCCTGGTAGAGGAAGGGGATGTCATGGAAGGTTTGAGTTaggccagaaaaagaaaaacaccacaaGAAAAACGTGGGAGTCGTAAACTGTAACTATGAGGCCCGTCCTCACAGAGCTTTGAGGTCAGCGTAGTAAACATTCAGGCTATAATACAGGGATTGAAGACGGCCAAGGTAGGTGTGAAGGATGGTTCCCAGGTGGGATTACAACCTAACCCCGGCCTTTGGCAAATACAATCAGCAGCACAACTGAAAGCCCAGCCTGGAGGTGTTATCCCAGCAAGGGTTAGCAGGTGGGGGCTGCCACAAAGCACAAGTGGTCCAAAATCAGCAGGGCGTCACACTAAAGGGCCAGGGGAGCCCTGTGCACAGACACCCCATCTGCGCAAAAGTTTAACGGACCAAGATCTGGAGTGAGGCACTGAGTATGAGCcagttgtgctgctgctctgcaagtaCAGGGGTACTTTCATTAAATACGCAATTGCCATTTTTTCTCAGCATCATATTTGCTATGGCAAAAGCTGGAAAGCAGTCGTTTTTCTGAAGCCAGCATCACTATGAATGCGAGTAGCAGGACTGGTCCTACCCCACAATCTTGTTCTCCGTTCTCCGCAGCCAGTGTACCATTTCCCGACCCAGCTGGGGATGATGCAtcagctgaaagagcagctggaggagaggacaCGCATACTGCAAGCTGACATCAAGACGCAGCAAGAAGAGCTCCACGTCATCAAGGAGCAGCTCCAGCTCGTACAGGACTCCAACCTGCAggtgcccgctgcccccggcgttcccaaacccacaaaccatttgcttttcctttgagCACGCAGATCGGCAACAAAATTGTCAGTGgcaaaagcatttagaaatgagCTCTGGATAAATCGGTAGTTTGGTCTCAGATGTGGAAGTACTGTCTCCCGAGAGATGAGTGGCATCACTATCTGCTTAAGTATCGAATCAGTAATTTTcatgatttagaaaaaaaacaatcccAAACTAATCCGAAGTCCCGCCTGCACAAAAAGCTTGGTGGTTCGGTGGCTGGTTAGTGCTGCTGGGTCCCCAGGGCCATTCCTGCAAAATGCAACAGGCGTAATGGAGCTGGAACGGTCGTGGCTCTGAATAAATACTTGGGCAAAAGCTAACACTTGATTTTCTATTATTCATGGTTCACTTTGCCCCTGGATTTAGAGATGTTGCTGCTGCAGTGTTATGTATGTTGATAGAGACAGCCTGGGAGCCGGAGACGTTCTCTCTCCGGCAGTACAACCACCGTATGAGCTGCGACAACTCACGtgtctctttttcttaaagatgCTGATGCAGCAGCCGATCCCCGTCGTCTTTAACAACGTGCAGCACCCGAGCCCcaggaggccgccgccgccggggacgCCCAGGCAGACCACGGCCAAGAAGTCACAGCAGCAAGGCCTTATGGAGACGAAGCCCTACTGCGGCACCCACCTGCCGCCACCGCGCCAATTCCTCAGGGACCCCCGTGGCACGGCCGCCCAGGTCGCTGGCTGCTTCCTTGTCTTCATCGTCCCCTTTCCTGGCTTTTTCAATACTTGCCTGCCatgtcccccctccccgtggTCCCACGCATCTCCTCTGTGCTGGTTTTACTCCGTAACTGGCATTACGAAATTTGCGTTCAGAGTCAGCTGCAAACTGTAAAAACTGTAAAAGCGGTAAAAAACTGCAACTGTAAAATAAAAGCCAGGTAGCCTAAAAGCACTAAAACCTGAGGACTGCTGGAGCCGTCCTGGTGACCGGAGAGGAACTGAGTGGGAGGTTTGGGCTCTCATTCGCTTCTCTTTGCGATTGCAACATGATGCTCGTTCGTAGCCAGCGAGAGTTGTGACTTCGTAACATGGGGAAGTAggcataattttaaaagattaattttcttctgcctgaGAAGTCTTGGAAGGcagctttgaaaaacaagtttGTCATCGCTAGACCTAAATCTGCTATATAGGTGGTCACATCTCCTTGGGGAAGAGTTAAGGTGTCCAAAAGCAAAAAAGACCAAAACTACTGCTTTAAAGGACAGATGAGACGCTTTCCTTGGGGACTTCAGATTTgcactcctcctcccctcttAAGCTGGTCTCTTCTCCTTTGAGCCTTGCATGCCCTTACCCTTGTATTCTGATTTCTCAAGAGACCATCTGCTCCTGCCGCTGGGGATGCCAGCGCCTGCCGTGCAGGGGCATTAAATACAAACAGGTTGGTTGTGCTGAATAGACATGCTGTTCCTACTGCTGTGTTCAGGGAGAATATccttctgttccttcttttcccatCTGCATACTGGCAGTAGTTATTTTAGCCTTCTATTAGGGAGCTTTAAAAACTTACGTGGGTATCTATGTCTTCATTTcaggtacagcagcagcagcagcacctaaTGAGAGGAAACCAAGCCCAGCAAACGTGTCTGCCGGGGCAGACGAGCATTTCAGTGCCCCTCTACAACAACCCCGTGGTGTTTTCGCAAACGCATCCCATTACAGTGGCTGCACAGATGCCGGCTGACGGCAGCGAAAGGCAACCGCAGTCTGACTACAGCCAGGACAGGAGCCTCAGGTGCGAACACAGCCGTGATTGATAGAAAACAGCAATGCCtgggcggcggggagggcaggcacATCTGGGCTCAGGGGGCTGATGCTCTCTGGGTGCCGCAGCAGCGGCGTGGGGACGGTCCCTCCTGCGGAGGCCTGGCTTAGCGGTGAGCCCGGAGCGCGTGCGAGCAGGGTGCTGCGCGCGCCACGCCGTGCCCTCGGGGGCCTGAAATCCTTTTCTCTCCCTATTTCCATAAGTTGTCCATGTAGCTCAGTAACCTTTGGGCATCTGCTGCTGTCAGAGGGAGTGAACAGGGAAAACTAGCAGGGACAGCCTTTCCCAAACCTGTGTCTGCTTGCTCTGAAGCTCCAGAGTGTCTTTTCTGCAGCAAGGACAAGTGCCATggcaaagccatttttcttttatacaacACTGGAAACGTATAAAACATATACAACAGCCCCAAACTATTCAACCACCTCTCAGGGAGGTGTCTGCAGACACGGCCTCCAGGATCCAGCCGTTTTGAAATCTTGTGTCAGGAAACAAGATAAGCCCTAGAGGTCTCACCATCTATAAACCGTATTTCTTACATGAAGGATTTAGCGAGTTTCAGCTCACGTCTGCGAGTGCCTTAGAGAAGGTGATAATAAGCATCCTATTTCCTTAGCTTTTTTCAGGGTGATGGTTTGCATGCTTGCAGGGAGGATTTTCGGGGATTTGTTTCTAGAGACTGGCAGTCAGGAGTTTGGACCTCTCCCTTCCCTGACCGTCCTCTGTTTTTCCTCCGCCGCAGGATGCTGTTGGATCAGTCTATCCAAGCCATGATGCCCGCCGCCAACAGCAGCGGCCAGTCCGCGCAGAGCAGTGCCGGCAGGCAGCAAGGAAAGTGAGTCTTTGCTGGCCCTTGTTTGCATGCAGAGTTTTAGCAGGGCACTTTATGGTGCTGACAATTACTTTGAAAAACTTGTACGTGATCACAAACggtcttaaaagaaacaaaatctctGCTAGTTAGGAGAAAAAGTAATGAGAAtgttttttaattacaaagaaCTTTATGATAactaaaatgctttgaaaaaatattttttaaactgttttctggcttttgccAATCTTAAAATGCCTAATCAAGTCATGGAGGAGATGTTCAGCCTTAAAAACCTTTATCGTCTGCAGTTCCAGTCttgatggggagggggaaacctGGGGCCTGCTTTCGCCAGGCTCTGCATGCTTTTGTCAAAACAACCCCTGCTCCAGTCTGGTTCCTGCAGCACTTGGGCTCCCCAGGGCCTGCTCCAGTGGTGGCTCTGGGTTTGGGTTCTCACGCCTTATTTTCCTCCTCGTGGCAGATTCGTTGCAGAGCAGCAGATCTTGCCTCCCCCGGTACAGATGCAACCGATTACCTGTAGCACCGTCCGACCTCCAGCCCCGTCGCCCGTTTTCTCCCCGTCTCTGATGATCCCACACGCCAGCTTCACATCCCACCAGGCAAGCACACCAGTTCATCTCCACCAGTGGCCACAGCAACAGGTTCAGCAGCACCGTCTCTACCTTCAGGTAAGGGAGCTGGAACAGGTTTGTGAGGATGCACAGGGATGGCTTTGGGGCTTGGTTGGCTTTTTTGAAGAAATGGGGCTTACCTGGCTAATCAAACCTGGTCAGTGCACTCGCACATCCTCCATGCCCATTGTATCTGCGCGTACCCAAGTGCTCAGCCTTTCCAGGCCGGCTCTACACCTGGTCAAGGCCATATTTTGCAACAAACTCAGCTATCGCTTAGTGTCCAGAAGAAATAGCCAGTTTTTCAAACAGAGCTCGTCATCGAGAGGAGCTCTGGTGGGAATCTTGCTGTAGCCGTGAAACATGATAAGAGATAAGCGCTTCTGAAAACATGCCTCCTGCGGTTATGTCTCAGCATAGCAAGGTTTATTATCAGCTGCCGTCACTGCTTGCTTTTAATAAATGGGTGTTTCACAACACAAATCTCTGGAGAAGCTGATTTTGGTTTTTCAAAGCACAGCTTCATCAGTGCATGCCAAACCAATGATGCTGCCAAGGAGAGGGGTTGTTGAAACTAATAATTAATTAGTAATACACTCTCCAAGACTTGCTTGGTTGGCAGAGGTAAGTTACGGTCCCCCAGGCAAAGGTGGtagaaaacaaagcaggaggAGTAGGTACAGCTGAAAGTAGCCATGCAGCAGGACTGGATTTAGAGTAAGAAATGAATCGTTGTTGTCAGCAAATGTGGACATGAGCTGTCCCCACTTTGGGTACGTGTGCTCACGGGCTGCACTGAGGTCCTGAGGGCTAGCAATATGGACAGCAGAATGATGATGCTGGGGGAGATAAATAGCTCCAGGGCAACAGAAAACCAGGCTTTGGTGCCACAGTGCCTTTAACGGGGGCTGAACCAGCAAGCCCAGGACTTTGGGGTACCGGCCACAGGGTGGTACATGGACAAGGTTGCTCTACAACCTCTTCATTGAAGATCCTGAAGATCCTTcccatggaagaaggaagttgcACGTCCTGCAGATTTTACCTCACGTCCACGTAGCTTTTGAAGGTCTCCATTCCTGCTGGGCTCCCCATGGGGCTGGTAGGACAGGCGGGTCCTGCTTCCCCTCCATGCTCTCCAGGCATTGTTAGTCGTGCTGATAGCACCAGCACCCCGAGCTGCTTGTCCACAACTCGTGCCCTCGATGGGCAGAGGTTACCTTTAGGACTTGGTACTCGCGCTCCTGGTTACGAGCCTCAGCATCAGCCCTGCATCAAGAGAGGGAGCGGATGGGCGATGGGGCAGGTCTGACGTTGGATTTGTGTCTCCCGACAGATGCAAGGTCCTGAGCCCGTGCCCGGGGGTCCGACACAGCGCATTTTCCAGCCCCCCCACACCCCGCAGCAGAACCCCCTCAGCTACTTCCTCCACCCGCAGCAGCAGAGCCACCACGCGCAGGGCCAGGCCTGCAACCTGCCGGACCTGCCCGAGATGCAGCTGCCCTGAGCGCCGGGTCTGGGAGGCAGGGACCACCTTGGCTGCAGCCGCTCGGTGCCCCGGGCACACGCGGCGGGGAGGACGACGACGTCAGAGCACGGGACAAGTGAGGTCGGGCCCCACGGGGAAGGTGGTGGCTGGAGGGACGGTCCCCGCTGGGGACGGACGGCTCCGGGGGCACCTCGTCGGTTGGGATTTCCACGCAGCCGGTCCGTGATGCTGCTCCGGCAGCCCAGCTCGGTTGCGGCACGGCGGTACAACCGGAAGGCGATGGCTTTCTGGCGGCAGGGAGGTTATTTGTCAGGTCGCCACGATGATTGCATTGCAATGGAGAAAACCCTTTTCCATTCAGGACTTCAACGCTGAAAGTCACTGTGAATTTAAGCCCGGCGTTTGGAGCACATACACAGACTGTGCCGGTCCGCAGGACACCATTGGATTCCATGTACATAACTCGTTTGGCTGTAGTAGGTccattgtggatttttttccttttttctatacCTCACTCCCgcaattttttgttttccaggcgATTGGATAATGCTGCTAATTTACATAACACCACTTTTGCCTGAATTTCTTACTGTTGTTATACCAGCTCACATCgcatcatgttttattttggttaACAAGTGCAGATAAATTTATATGGTTTTTACTCCCTGTagccaaatatttttcaggttaCAGACAAAGAATCCTTACTcgttctttttttggttgttttgtttcaAGTGATGTAGTTGTATATGTTTCTATACGTGAAAACAAACAGGCGTAGAACAGCATATGACAGCAAACTTTGTGGTTTTGCTAGGTCATGTTTCAATTTGGTGAACCTGAAACGTATGATCACAATGACACAAGCGATGTTACAAGCCCGTAGGGTCagcaataaattgtatttttgtaaaatgtcactttttaacTATAAGTTTATATTTATGAATTGAAAAACCAGTTTATTCTTCAGTGGGTGTATAATTAAGTGTCCCTACTGTTTGtgtctttccaaaggaaaaatgaaaaatgtacatttttgaGGCATTAGTAGCTGAGTACTAACTTTGGGCGCTGTTAGAGCCCAAACGTAGGAGATGGGTTAGGCCATTACTATAAGCTTTGCAAGAAAATGGTTAGGACCAGGTCCATCTAGCAGCAAAGCTCCATCTGGCAGTCAGAGCAAGGTTTAGGGATGGGTTAGTTCATAACCTCTGTCGAATCCAAGCAAggggcgctttttttttttttttgcctttttttgggggcatttgtttgcttttttcttgtgCAAGCTGCTTTCTTGGCTCTTTGCAGCACCGCAGCAGCTGGACGCTGGTGCTTACTGACGGAGCAGCCTTTGGCACAAGCAGCCCCGTGTTTCAAGAAAAGGGGGGAAGTGGGAAAGTCAGCATGCAAAAAAAATGGGTATAGTTAAGGGTACATATATCTATAGCTAGAGATACTTACCGCTGTAGATACAGCTATAGAGATACAGCTAGCTAGCTAGCTCACTTTCCCCCACCAGCCACACACGTTTTCTGCGCTGCAGCACTGGGAGGATTTCGTTAGCTTTGGGGCCAGGCATGAGCGCACGGGCTCGGTAGCATGGGGGCAGAAAAACCTGACTGTTTCAGCCTGCCTGAAACAGATTGCGGCAGCCCGAGTTTCCCAGCAAGCCCAGGAACGAAACGGGAGCGCGACAGAGCTGCCCAGACATGGTTTTGGCTGCAGCCTTCCTGCTGCCTGGAGGGTTGCACCGTGACTCACCgcctgtcctggccgtgccccagCCCGTTGCACAAGGGGCTCTTTCCCACCCACGGGGTTTTcctggggaaggggacggggTTTTGCTGTGCCGCATCGCCCGGGGGGGTGGTGGGAGacaggctgctggagcagggtgcACCCGCGGCAGCCGGCAGCTTTTGTGGGGCTGGTGCAAGGCACTGGGCTGCTGTGGCGTTTTGGCCGGGGCAGGGGTGGCCATGCGAACAAAAGCTGTGCGAGCCCCTGGCTTTCCACAGGCCCCCTCCCTCGGCAAAGCACGGGCACGGGTTGGCTTTGGCTGGGGCGTTCGGGCGCGCACCTCCCAGGGATGCCAGCAGTGACGGGTTGCGGGTTGCAGAGCCGGCGGAGGGCAGGTGCAGCCTCCCGGCCATGGGCAGTGTTTTGGGGAGCACAGCGGGCCATAGCACAGAGCCGAGGAGGTGCCCAGCAGCCCTAACCCCTGGGGTTACAATATCGGGGCTAGTGCCTTGCAAGTGCAGCCCCTGGCTGGGACCCAGCCCGGCCGGCACACGCAGCCCCGGGCACCGCGGTGGCTGAGCAGCGGCTCTGGGGCACAGCCTGCACTGCCCCATGTCAAACCCCTACCAGTAAGGGTGGCTACAGCAGGTCCACGGCCGGGGCCGTGCTGTGGGGCGTGGAGCGCCTGCCTCTGGGTACGGTCTGGAGCTGAACTAGTCACAGCCTCAACCCTTGGCTCTCAGAGCCCAAGTCCCAGGGAGAGCGTGGGGGTCAGGCGGTTTGTGCTGCAGCGTCACGTGGGGGCTGCAGCAAGGGCCAGCATGGAGCCTTtcatttagggattttttttttttctttaaagcactatTACTTTTAGGGTCCCCCCTGCCCATCCCAAGACAATAGGGTTGCTCATGAGGTTGGGGCAGGAGGGGTTGCTGtatttttgggggttgtttgtgggtttttttcccccctaagcTTGGCATATAATGTTAGCAGGGAGGCAGACACACACATTTATGTTAGGGAGCCACTACTGTACACAATTTGTGGCCCAGTGTggctggcaggagggaaaggCCGTGCATTTCCCGGTCTTGCCCGTTAAACCTGCATCGCCCCAACACACCACCGTGGCTGCTCTGCAGCGTCCCATCACCGACCGTGAGCCCAGACATGGCAGGTGTCAATCAAATGTATCTCggaggtggtggtggttgggGTCAGGGGCTtagggggtgggtttttttaacagggCTTGGTAGGGAGGTAGCCAAGGCAGAGTAGTTTTCTGGCGTTGCTGTGGCTTTGAAAGCAAGCCCAACaaagggcggctgggaaggggcttGGGGATGGGGCGGCGGGTGTGCCGGCGGGGGCTGGGCCACGGACACAGCCCTTCTGATGGCAGCGCCGGGCTGCACAGACAGGGAGGGCCGGGGGTGGGATGCGGCACCGCTGCCCCCGCTCGCAGCCTCTCGGCGAGGAGCACAGGAGGTTTGCA contains:
- the PASD1 gene encoding circadian clock protein PASD1 isoform X2 — its product is MDEDEKDRAKRASRNKSEKKRRDQFNVLIKELCTMLQGHGHPLKMDKSTILQRTIDFLQKQKEITAQTEACEIRQDWKPSFLSNEEFTQLMLEALDGFLIALTTDGIIIYVSDSVSSLLGHLPSDLVDQNILNFLPEREQSEVYKLLSPHVLMTDPVAADFLNAEKQIEFCCHLARGSLDPNEPLMYEYVKFVVDVKYFTHVPTPSCNGFESAIARAFRSATEEQICLVATVRLVTPQFLKELCNVEEPCEEFTSRHSLEWKFLFLDHRAPPIIGYLPFEVLGTSGYDYYHADDLELLARCHEHLMQFGKGKSCYYRFLTKGQQWIWLQTHYYITYHQWNSKPEFIVCTHLVVSYAEVRAERRRDLGLEESSIELASSSLKSHSSYLDVGQCGSSQDASREGVSLSSHSSRRSSHTALSDSASTSSMRHTDTSTPTQPSVPGGQTEKAALRLASAGSAQPVYHFPTQLGMMHQLKEQLEERTRILQADIKTQQEELHVIKEQLQLVQDSNLQMLMQQPIPVVFNNVQHPSPRRPPPPGTPRQTTAKKSQQQGLMETKPYCGTHLPPPRQFLRDPRGTAAQVQQQQQHLMRGNQAQQTCLPGQTSISVPLYNNPVVFSQTHPITVAAQMPADGSERQPQSDYSQDRSLRMLLDQSIQAMMPAANSSGQSAQSSAGRQQGKFVAEQQILPPPVQMQPITCSTVRPPAPSPVFSPSLMIPHASFTSHQASTPVHLHQWPQQQVQQHRLYLQMQGPEPVPGGPTQRIFQPPHTPQQNPLSYFLHPQQQSHHAQGQACNLPDLPEMQLP